From the Desulfurella sp. genome, one window contains:
- a CDS encoding 3'-5' exonuclease has product MKLGIHLSIEHSIIQLPILCKTYKLDCFQFFTKSPRRWSQKLIDDETANAFKQNMSLYNINPENAFIHCSYLINPANPTSQTYNELETEFENAYKLGVYNLVLHPGSCKGPDCLQKVAQTIKPILSQFSDITLLLENTTRIGKNLYSDISGVEPVIKEFATNRDEAYFVSNQIKNILKQNDNSSVAVLYRNNNLSKLFEEYFMQFGIAYKKIGAHKFFDKKEIKDILSFIKIAYNEKDDVSFIRSIGNFGGIGLKTIDDIKKIAIDLNTNLFIAASTLTQKKYAKVARFIEFVKILQKKLQFGNISECLKFVFDEVFSDKNFYRQDVRQSNIDELIEFAKNMDIESFMENASLYDYSQSIDGENNLFLQNVSLMTIHAAKGLEFDHVFIVGLNEGILPSLYQDSVIEEERRIMYVGITRAKKTLYLSYYLSDFRNNFIPSRFLKEIAINKIQFKRYKIGETINHKDFGKGIILNVKEKPLELKVNFFKYGLKILTENDIF; this is encoded by the coding sequence GTGAAGTTAGGCATACACTTATCAATTGAGCATTCAATAATTCAATTACCTATTTTGTGCAAAACATATAAACTAGATTGTTTTCAATTTTTTACAAAAAGCCCTCGCAGATGGAGTCAAAAATTAATAGATGATGAAACTGCAAATGCTTTTAAGCAAAATATGTCCCTATACAATATAAACCCAGAAAATGCATTTATACATTGCTCTTACCTGATAAACCCAGCAAATCCTACATCTCAAACATACAACGAACTTGAAACCGAGTTTGAAAACGCATATAAGCTTGGAGTATATAATTTAGTTTTACATCCTGGCTCATGTAAAGGTCCAGATTGCTTGCAAAAAGTTGCACAAACCATAAAACCAATTTTAAGTCAATTTTCAGATATTACTCTTTTACTTGAAAATACAACACGTATAGGAAAAAATCTTTACTCCGATATTTCTGGAGTAGAACCTGTTATAAAGGAATTTGCAACAAATAGAGATGAAGCTTACTTTGTATCAAATCAAATAAAAAATATCTTAAAGCAAAACGATAATTCAAGTGTAGCGGTTCTTTATAGGAATAACAATTTATCAAAACTTTTTGAAGAATATTTTATGCAGTTTGGTATTGCTTATAAAAAAATCGGAGCTCACAAATTTTTTGATAAAAAAGAAATAAAAGACATATTAAGTTTTATTAAAATTGCGTATAACGAGAAAGATGATGTTTCTTTTATCCGTTCCATTGGAAATTTTGGAGGTATTGGCTTAAAAACAATAGATGACATTAAAAAGATAGCAATTGATTTAAATACAAACCTATTTATAGCAGCAAGCACACTCACGCAAAAAAAATATGCAAAAGTTGCTAGATTTATTGAATTTGTAAAAATTTTGCAAAAAAAACTTCAATTTGGTAATATTAGCGAGTGTTTAAAGTTTGTATTTGATGAAGTGTTTTCAGATAAAAACTTTTACAGGCAAGATGTAAGACAATCAAATATTGATGAACTTATTGAATTTGCAAAAAATATGGATATTGAATCTTTTATGGAAAATGCAAGCTTATATGATTACTCTCAAAGTATAGATGGAGAAAATAATTTATTTTTGCAAAATGTAAGTCTTATGACAATCCACGCAGCTAAAGGTTTAGAATTTGATCATGTTTTTATTGTTGGGCTAAATGAAGGTATTTTGCCTAGCTTATACCAAGATTCAGTTATAGAAGAAGAAAGACGCATAATGTATGTAGGTATTACAAGGGCTAAGAAAACTTTATATTTAAGTTATTATTTGTCTGATTTTCGAAATAATTTTATACCATCTCGCTTTTTAAAGGAAATAGCTATAAACAAAATTCAATTTAAAAGGTATAAGATTGGAGAAACCATTAACCATAAGGAT